The following coding sequences are from one Microbacterium sp. SORGH_AS_0969 window:
- a CDS encoding serine hydrolase, with product MPPVPEPATPEPLGGAVESSRRDAPALRGAGRKGPKRLPRRAAAGRRSFTATLRALDELAASGARVSVRIDELDGGAQVLGGDDFLTLPVGGLGVVPLLIEVAASIEAGTIDALEIIDRSTVHGAAVGGMWQHLKAPALPIADVAVLAASAGDALAVNALLQRVGLQAVRARSEQLGMRRTALLDRFRDDRGPDDAPHVALSTAREMAGLFAGLVNSAVVSPGVSAQVAEWLSLNHDLSLVASATGLDPFAHENDQHGLLFINKTGRAAGVRAEAGVLGGPRAGVAYALIVNFDDLSISHRLRAHDAFRVLGVELMEYVY from the coding sequence ATGCCCCCGGTTCCCGAGCCCGCCACCCCCGAGCCCCTCGGCGGGGCCGTCGAGTCGTCGCGACGCGACGCGCCCGCTCTCCGGGGTGCCGGGAGGAAAGGGCCGAAGCGGCTTCCGCGCCGTGCGGCGGCCGGACGACGCTCGTTCACCGCGACGCTGCGCGCGCTCGACGAGCTCGCCGCGTCGGGTGCGCGCGTCTCGGTGCGAATCGACGAGCTGGACGGCGGGGCGCAGGTGCTCGGGGGCGACGATTTCCTGACCCTCCCGGTCGGGGGGCTCGGCGTCGTCCCGCTCCTCATCGAGGTCGCGGCATCCATCGAGGCGGGCACGATCGACGCGCTGGAGATCATCGACCGGTCGACCGTGCACGGCGCCGCGGTCGGCGGCATGTGGCAGCATCTCAAGGCCCCCGCGCTGCCGATCGCCGACGTCGCGGTGCTCGCCGCCTCGGCCGGCGACGCACTCGCGGTCAACGCCCTCCTGCAGCGCGTGGGTCTGCAGGCCGTGCGCGCGCGGTCGGAGCAGCTGGGGATGCGCCGGACGGCGCTCCTCGACCGCTTCCGCGACGACCGCGGCCCCGACGACGCTCCGCACGTCGCGCTCTCGACCGCCCGTGAGATGGCGGGACTCTTCGCCGGTCTCGTGAACTCGGCGGTGGTCTCGCCGGGGGTCAGCGCACAGGTCGCGGAGTGGCTGAGCCTGAACCACGACCTGTCGCTCGTGGCATCCGCCACCGGTCTCGATCCGTTCGCGCACGAGAACGACCAGCACGGGCTGCTGTTCATCAACAAGACGGGTCGCGCCGCCGGCGTGCGTGCCGAGGCGGGCGTACTCGGCGGCCCCCGCGCGGGCGTGGCCTACGCGCTGATCGTCAACTTCGACGATCTCTCCATCTCGCACCGTCTGCGCGCGCACGACGCGTTCCGGGTCCTCGGCGTCGAGCTGATGGAGTACGTGTACTGA
- the purU gene encoding formyltetrahydrofolate deformylase produces MVSASPHLQPDHACLIVHGSDTPGIIAAVSALIARQGGNIVAFDQYSDDPRGGAYFQRVVFFRPNLAAAFPEIEADLAETLGDGFELEWTLTDLSTPKRMAILASKQDHCLLDLLWRHRRGDLPVSIPMVVSNHTTAAEDVRSFGVPFFHVPSTPGPDKSASEARILELLVGNVDFVVLARYMQILSADFLEKIGVPVINIHHSFLPAFIGAEPYKKAKERGVKLIGATSHYVTSDLDEGPIIEQDTVRVTHADSAAELARRGADVERQVLSRAVLWHAEDRVIRHGNHTIVF; encoded by the coding sequence ATGGTCTCCGCGAGCCCCCACCTGCAGCCCGATCACGCGTGCCTCATCGTCCACGGCAGCGACACCCCCGGCATCATCGCCGCGGTGTCGGCGCTCATCGCCCGCCAGGGCGGCAACATCGTCGCCTTCGACCAGTACTCCGACGACCCGCGCGGGGGCGCGTACTTCCAGCGCGTCGTCTTCTTCCGTCCGAACCTCGCCGCCGCCTTCCCCGAGATCGAGGCAGACCTCGCCGAGACCCTCGGCGACGGCTTCGAGCTGGAGTGGACGCTCACCGACCTCTCCACGCCGAAGCGCATGGCGATCCTGGCGTCGAAGCAGGACCACTGCCTGCTCGACCTGCTGTGGCGTCACCGCCGCGGCGATCTGCCCGTCAGCATCCCCATGGTCGTGTCGAACCACACCACGGCGGCGGAAGACGTGCGCTCGTTCGGCGTCCCGTTCTTCCACGTGCCCTCCACGCCCGGCCCCGACAAGTCGGCATCCGAGGCTCGCATTCTCGAGCTGTTGGTCGGCAACGTCGACTTCGTCGTGCTCGCGCGCTACATGCAGATCCTCTCCGCCGACTTCCTCGAGAAGATCGGGGTGCCGGTGATCAACATCCATCACTCGTTCCTCCCGGCCTTCATCGGTGCCGAGCCGTACAAGAAGGCCAAGGAGCGCGGGGTCAAGCTCATCGGCGCCACCTCGCACTACGTGACGAGCGACCTCGACGAGGGTCCGATCATCGAGCAGGACACCGTGCGCGTCACGCACGCCGACTCCGCCGCCGAGCTCGCGCGCCGAGGAGCCGACGTGGAGCGCCAGGTGCTGTCGCGCGCGGTGCTGTGGCACGCGGAAGACCGCGTCATCCGCCACGGCAACCACACGATCGTCTTCTGA
- a CDS encoding carbohydrate ABC transporter permease: MNATKSTATKRALTPAAFLGRAFVTVIILFFVFVFGMPIVWLLLAPTKSSTELTGQPPFSFGSFATIADNWSRLSEFQNGIIWQWTGNAALYTGVALVITLVVTIPAGYALAMTRFRFRGVLLILTLVVMLIPNTALVLPVFLEMSALKLVGTPWAVILPFSFFPFGVYLTYIYFTTSVSQDLLNAARIDGASELRVFRSVALPLATPVIALVGFFNLVGNWNNYFLPFVMEPGRKAPIQVGLAELLSNVPLFNPTSSASVTLDLPVMALATLVSIAPILIVFLFSQRFLVEGMTAGGTKE, from the coding sequence TTGAACGCGACTAAGTCGACCGCGACCAAGCGCGCCCTGACCCCCGCAGCGTTTCTGGGGCGGGCCTTCGTCACCGTCATCATCCTGTTCTTCGTCTTCGTCTTCGGGATGCCGATCGTCTGGCTGCTGCTGGCGCCGACGAAGTCCTCCACCGAGCTGACCGGTCAGCCGCCGTTCTCGTTCGGCTCGTTCGCCACGATCGCCGACAACTGGTCGCGGCTGAGCGAGTTCCAGAACGGCATCATCTGGCAGTGGACGGGCAACGCCGCGCTCTACACGGGCGTGGCTCTGGTGATCACCCTCGTCGTCACGATCCCCGCCGGCTACGCCCTCGCGATGACGAGGTTCCGCTTCCGCGGTGTCCTGCTGATCCTGACGCTCGTGGTCATGCTCATCCCGAACACGGCGCTCGTGCTCCCGGTGTTCCTCGAGATGAGTGCGCTCAAGCTCGTCGGAACGCCGTGGGCCGTCATCCTGCCGTTCTCGTTCTTCCCGTTCGGGGTGTACCTCACGTACATCTACTTCACGACGAGCGTGTCGCAGGACCTCCTGAACGCGGCGCGCATCGACGGTGCGAGCGAGCTGCGGGTCTTCCGTTCGGTGGCCCTCCCGCTCGCGACCCCCGTGATCGCGCTGGTGGGTTTCTTCAACCTCGTCGGCAACTGGAACAACTACTTCCTCCCCTTCGTCATGGAGCCCGGTCGCAAAGCCCCCATCCAGGTCGGACTCGCCGAGCTGTTGTCCAACGTGCCGTTGTTCAACCCCACCTCATCGGCATCCGTCACTCTCGATCTGCCGGTGATGGCGCTCGCCACGCTCGTCTCCATCGCGCCGATCCTCATCGTGTTCCTGTTCTCGCAGCGATTCCTCGTCGAAGGAATGACTGCGGGCGGAACGAAGGAATGA
- a CDS encoding mandelate racemase/muconate lactonizing enzyme family protein, with protein sequence MASPQLFEAVEGEDPRATSWLYDRMIARMFKNGHAGGVFGGIGALDSAFWDIKAKALGEPLWRLLGGRDRYIPGYASGLDIALDSAGLTEFYSFMRDRGFTAAKLKGGRNVRHDAERLALVRDVLGEATDEPLVMLDANESWNVPQAARYIQHLEQNVEIAWVEEPLRRWDASGLRRLRDTISPAIATGENLTGLEQYRQLFDAEAVDIVQAAAVWGVTHSLRVAVAAHARDLPVSPIGMTSNPSTMAVATAIPNHLLTEVTTPQMPAGVTVDYDVADGGLVLGDRPGGGISIDESVHDGAADFVWGGEGGPHVRDGRTGLELGVRRSVGRRAE encoded by the coding sequence ATGGCATCCCCCCAGCTCTTCGAGGCCGTCGAAGGCGAGGATCCGCGCGCGACGTCGTGGCTCTACGACCGCATGATCGCCCGCATGTTCAAGAACGGTCACGCCGGTGGTGTCTTCGGAGGCATCGGTGCCCTGGACAGCGCGTTCTGGGACATCAAGGCGAAAGCGCTGGGTGAGCCGCTGTGGCGCCTGCTCGGTGGACGGGACCGGTACATCCCGGGCTACGCCTCGGGTCTCGACATCGCCCTGGACTCCGCGGGGCTCACCGAGTTCTACTCGTTCATGCGTGACCGCGGCTTCACCGCCGCCAAGCTCAAGGGCGGGCGCAACGTCCGTCACGACGCCGAGCGTCTCGCCCTCGTGCGCGACGTGCTGGGTGAGGCCACCGATGAGCCGCTCGTCATGCTCGACGCGAACGAGTCGTGGAATGTCCCGCAGGCTGCACGTTACATTCAGCACCTCGAGCAGAACGTCGAGATCGCGTGGGTCGAGGAGCCGTTGCGACGCTGGGATGCCAGCGGTCTCCGTCGCCTGCGTGACACCATCTCGCCTGCGATCGCGACGGGCGAGAACCTGACCGGCCTCGAGCAGTACCGTCAGCTCTTCGACGCGGAGGCCGTCGACATCGTCCAGGCGGCGGCGGTGTGGGGGGTCACCCATTCGCTGCGCGTGGCCGTCGCCGCGCACGCGCGGGACCTGCCGGTCAGCCCGATCGGGATGACCTCCAACCCGTCGACGATGGCCGTGGCCACGGCGATCCCCAACCACCTGCTGACCGAGGTCACCACCCCGCAGATGCCGGCGGGGGTGACCGTCGACTACGACGTCGCGGACGGCGGGCTCGTGCTCGGAGACCGCCCGGGCGGCGGGATCTCGATCGACGAGTCGGTCCACGACGGAGCGGCCGACTTCGTGTGGGGCGGGGAAGGCGGTCCCCACGTGCGCGATGGTCGGACGGGGCTCGAACTCGGCGTGCGCCGGAGCGTGGGGCGACGGGCGGAGTAG
- a CDS encoding FadR/GntR family transcriptional regulator — translation MLPASDPRSGAPRRGQIDRIGSRVLEELVELIVTGSIADGEYLPPEQALCDEFGVSRTVIRECIKRIQEKGLVEVAQGRGTRVRHFNDWNVLDPLVFDSLVRHDESLGVLDEVSVVRAALEGVMASEVAATGSAESHEQIRVHLHDMRRLQHDNPAFLRADMQFHLSMMAASKNRIAATIARSFFVRPLQSARWDGNNPADAIPRTLAEHERVFEAIEAGNAVAARVAMEEHILGSWRRRRLPDGVHHLSP, via the coding sequence ATGCTTCCCGCCTCCGATCCCCGTTCCGGGGCTCCGCGGCGCGGGCAGATCGATCGCATCGGCTCGCGCGTGCTCGAAGAGCTGGTCGAGCTGATCGTCACGGGAAGCATCGCAGACGGTGAGTACCTCCCGCCCGAACAAGCCCTGTGCGACGAGTTCGGCGTCAGCCGGACCGTGATCCGGGAATGCATCAAGCGCATCCAGGAGAAGGGCCTCGTCGAGGTCGCGCAGGGCCGCGGCACACGGGTTCGGCACTTCAACGACTGGAACGTCCTCGATCCGCTCGTCTTCGACTCCCTCGTGCGTCATGACGAGTCGCTCGGTGTGCTCGACGAGGTCAGCGTGGTGCGCGCAGCGCTCGAGGGCGTGATGGCGAGCGAGGTCGCGGCCACCGGAAGCGCCGAGTCGCACGAGCAGATCCGGGTCCACCTGCACGACATGCGTCGCCTGCAGCACGACAACCCCGCTTTCCTGCGCGCTGACATGCAGTTCCACCTCTCGATGATGGCCGCGTCGAAGAACCGGATCGCGGCGACCATCGCGCGGTCCTTCTTCGTTCGTCCGCTGCAGAGCGCCCGGTGGGACGGCAACAACCCGGCCGACGCCATCCCGCGCACACTGGCCGAGCACGAGCGCGTCTTCGAGGCAATCGAGGCCGGGAACGCGGTCGCGGCGCGCGTCGCGATGGAGGAGCACATCCTCGGGTCGTGGCGTCGTCGACGTCTCCCCGACGGCGTGCACCACCTCAGCCCCTGA
- a CDS encoding ABC transporter substrate-binding protein has protein sequence MTQHVSRAHRRLALVGGVAVASALALSACSPSTGGGGGDSDSQYGFTAAEQDASSAITVWVDSSREPLAQAFEKANPDVKINIETYDGGAGGSGSFQQKIALFDQSGEGWPDVVFSTQQNDTAWASKENNGQQAFAAPLNKGFFDQSFLDGFTKGALGPMTVDDTVYGLRNDLAPVLFWYNKPLFDQFGYTIPTTWEEYKALSDKVAAEHPGYILGSVGDSFQAPYVYYWGAEAPIFQVEGNTFSSDFSAPNSEKATDLIDHMLANGTLVTDSVFGNDFVAKYSDKLLGIPGPAWYAGALFDNEKSLNAAPGTIGAGAPLTWSDGDKVTGNVGGGVWYASSHSKNLEAVKTFLTYVTSSDDAVKLASGLPAYQSAADAWLKEQAAQGFFTGDLESSISTAASSVWQGWGYPSFSIEAAYSKVALPVISAGKPLSDATQAWQTEMDNQAQVQGYDVKK, from the coding sequence ATGACGCAGCATGTTTCTCGCGCTCATCGTCGCCTCGCCCTCGTGGGTGGAGTCGCCGTAGCGTCCGCCCTCGCGCTTTCCGCGTGCAGCCCGAGCACCGGTGGTGGCGGAGGCGACTCTGACTCCCAGTACGGCTTCACCGCGGCAGAGCAGGACGCGTCGAGCGCCATCACCGTTTGGGTCGACTCGTCTCGCGAGCCCCTCGCCCAGGCGTTCGAGAAGGCGAACCCCGACGTCAAGATCAACATCGAGACCTACGACGGCGGCGCCGGCGGCTCGGGCTCGTTCCAGCAGAAGATCGCCCTCTTCGACCAGTCCGGTGAGGGCTGGCCCGACGTCGTCTTCTCCACCCAGCAGAACGACACCGCGTGGGCCTCGAAGGAGAACAACGGACAGCAGGCGTTCGCCGCCCCGCTGAACAAGGGCTTCTTCGATCAGAGCTTCCTCGACGGCTTCACCAAGGGCGCGCTCGGCCCCATGACCGTCGACGACACCGTTTACGGCCTCCGCAACGACCTCGCGCCGGTGCTGTTCTGGTACAATAAGCCGCTCTTCGACCAGTTCGGCTACACCATTCCCACGACGTGGGAAGAGTACAAGGCCCTCAGCGACAAGGTGGCTGCCGAGCACCCCGGATACATCCTCGGTTCGGTGGGAGACTCGTTCCAGGCCCCCTACGTGTACTACTGGGGTGCCGAGGCTCCGATCTTCCAGGTCGAGGGCAACACGTTCAGCTCGGACTTCTCTGCGCCGAACTCCGAGAAGGCCACCGACCTCATCGACCACATGCTCGCCAACGGCACCCTCGTGACCGACAGCGTGTTCGGTAACGACTTCGTCGCCAAGTACTCCGACAAGCTCCTCGGAATCCCCGGCCCCGCGTGGTACGCCGGTGCGCTGTTCGACAACGAGAAGAGCCTGAACGCCGCTCCCGGCACCATTGGTGCCGGCGCTCCGCTCACGTGGTCCGACGGCGACAAGGTCACCGGAAACGTCGGTGGTGGCGTCTGGTATGCCTCGAGCCACTCGAAGAACCTCGAGGCCGTCAAGACCTTCCTCACCTACGTCACCAGCTCGGACGACGCCGTCAAGCTCGCGTCGGGCCTGCCGGCCTACCAGTCGGCCGCAGATGCGTGGCTGAAGGAACAGGCCGCCCAGGGCTTCTTCACGGGCGATCTCGAGTCCAGCATCTCGACCGCAGCCAGCTCGGTCTGGCAGGGCTGGGGCTACCCCAGCTTCAGCATCGAGGCCGCCTACTCGAAGGTGGCGCTGCCGGTGATCTCCGCGGGTAAGCCTCTCTCGGACGCCACGCAGGCGTGGCAGACCGAGATGGACAACCAGGCGCAGGTCCAGGGCTACGACGTCAAGAAGTAA
- a CDS encoding carbohydrate ABC transporter permease, producing the protein MLSLRRAQSTFGYLMVSGYVVLLLAFGILPTLYAAYLAFTKDGAFVGFDNFLKAVQDYRFLPAVGHVAAFIAIWLTSLIIIVVFLAVIVHAIRVRWLSSASRFIFYIPGALAGASSVLLWLFMLDPTVSPVSGLLRAMGFNTFVDVVGNEGNLPVVFTVIAFWAGAGGWIVIMYGALNNINVEVMEAARIDGAGPIATAWYIQIPLLRKWIAYMAVMSLAAGTQLFVEPRVLSQASKGVVGLDYSLNQVAYLYAFRQNDFNGSAAISLMLLVVAAGLAAFFVFRGGLFERD; encoded by the coding sequence ATGCTCTCCCTCCGTCGAGCTCAATCGACCTTCGGCTACCTGATGGTCAGCGGATACGTCGTCCTGCTCCTGGCGTTCGGCATCTTGCCGACCCTCTATGCCGCATACCTGGCGTTCACCAAGGACGGAGCCTTCGTCGGCTTCGACAACTTCCTCAAAGCGGTTCAGGACTATCGTTTCCTCCCCGCCGTCGGCCACGTCGCCGCGTTCATCGCGATCTGGCTGACGAGCCTCATCATCATCGTCGTGTTCCTCGCGGTGATCGTCCACGCGATCCGCGTGCGCTGGCTGTCATCCGCGTCGCGGTTCATCTTCTACATCCCGGGCGCCCTCGCCGGGGCGTCAAGCGTGCTGCTCTGGCTCTTCATGCTCGACCCGACGGTGAGCCCGGTCAGCGGACTCCTCCGTGCAATGGGCTTCAACACCTTCGTCGACGTCGTCGGCAACGAGGGCAATCTCCCGGTGGTCTTCACCGTCATCGCCTTCTGGGCCGGTGCCGGTGGATGGATCGTCATCATGTACGGCGCCCTGAACAACATCAACGTCGAGGTCATGGAGGCCGCCCGCATCGACGGTGCCGGCCCGATCGCCACCGCCTGGTACATCCAGATCCCGCTGCTGCGGAAGTGGATCGCGTACATGGCCGTCATGTCGCTGGCCGCCGGCACGCAGCTCTTCGTCGAGCCCCGCGTGCTGTCGCAGGCGAGCAAGGGCGTCGTGGGCCTCGACTACTCCCTCAACCAGGTCGCCTACCTCTACGCCTTCCGTCAGAACGACTTCAACGGCTCCGCGGCCATCTCGCTGATGCTCCTGGTCGTCGCCGCCGGCCTTGCGGCCTTCTTCGTCTTCCGAGGAGGACTCTTTGAACGCGACTAA